A region of the Rouxiella sp. S1S-2 genome:
TCATAACTGGGAGCCAGAGCGGCAATATCCTCAGGGGTTTTCATTAACCGAAGCATTCTGACCCAGGCATCCAGAAGTTCTGACGTCACGGCGGCAACTGAGAAACCGCCCTCTGGGCGACATAGTGCTGCCGCAGGCGGCAGATCGTGCAACAAGGCTGCAATGCGCTGCGGTTCCAGCGTCAGACTGATGGCGAGGTAAGGCGCCCCTGCCGAACTGGGGTGAACCGCGCCTATGGCGGGTAAATCTACCGACATCACGAAATATGAGGCCGGATCGTAATGGAATACACGCTCTCCCACCGTCATCGATTTACTTCCCGTGAGGATCAGATTGACCATCGGTTCATATACGGCTGCCAGGGCATGGGCGGGAATGTTTCCCTGCACCATGGCAACACGGGGTATGCCTGTTTCAGTTCGCCAATTGCTGGCATGTGCCGCCAGTTTCCGAAGTTCATCCAACTGACGTTGTACCGTCATTACCCCTCCCGGTTGTTAAGATTTAGTGAGCATAAAGCAGAAACAGGCAAGAATCGAGTAGCAATGGAGAAGCCTTGTCGTCACCTTTTCTTTACGCTTATCACACCGAAAATCAAGAAAGAGAGTGCCTCATGAAAATTGTTTTAATCACCGGCGGTAGCAGCGGTATAGGTGCGAGCGCGGCCTTGCAATGTGCGGCACGTGGCATGGGGGTGGTTATTACTTATCTCCATCAGCCCGACGCGGCTAACGATATCGTCAGGCAAGTCGAAGCTAACGGCGGTAAGGCGGTTTCGATCAGACTTGATGTGGCGTGCATCGAGTCGTTTCCAGCGTTTCGTGAAACGCTGGAGGCGTTACTGGCTAAAGTCTGGGATCGTGCCAGCTTCGACGCCCTGGTCAATAACGCCGGGTTTGGGCTGTTTAGCCCGATAGTCAGCGTGACAGAACGTGAATTCGATAGCTTGTTCAACGTACATCTTAAAGGACCTTTCTTTTTGACGCAGTCCCTGCTGCCGCTGCTGGCTGATAGCGGGCAGATCATCAATATCACCAGCGCGACGACGCGCGTGGCGACGGCCGGTGTGGCCCCTTATGCCGCATTCAAAGGCGGACTTGAAGTGCTGACCCGCTATATGGCCAAAGAGTTCGCGCCGCGCCACATTCGTGCAAACTCCGTATCTCCGGGGGCGATCCGTACTCGACTGGGCGGTGGATTGAATGATGAGTTCGAGGCTTTGCTGGCTTCACAAACTGCCCTCGGGCGCGTGGGTGAACCTGATGATGTCGGGCGGGTGATCGCGAGCCTAATTTCCGATGAAAATGGTTGGCTTAACGCCCAGTCAATCGAAGTCGCCGGCGGCTATCACATCTAATTTGTTTTGGGAGAGACTATGCTCGATCATATTTTTATTTCTGTAAGCGATATCGCCCGCTCTGTTGCATTTTATACAGCCGCGCTGTTTCCGTTAGGCATTACGTCGCATGTTGATTATGACGGCAGTGATGGACCTGCAGGTCATCCCGATCTTAAGGGGTTTGGCGCCAATGGCCGCATTTTCTTCTGGCTGCGTGAAGGGGCCGCCGCAGGCAGTGCAACGCATATTGGCTTTGCAGCCACGAGCAAAGCGATGGTTGAGGAAACCTACGCCGCTGCCATGAATGCCGGGGCTTTGGATAACGGCGCACCGGGCGCACGACTGTATTACGACCCACGCTATTATGCCGCCGGAATTATCGATCCTGACGGCTACACCCTGGAATTTGTCTATAAAAGTTGGCAGCACAATTGATGATGAAAACATTGCTTATTTACGGTGCTACTGGCTATACCGGCCGTATGATTGCGAAACAGGCCAAAACTGTCGGCCTTCCCGGAGTCGTTCTGGCCAGCAAGGGCGAGAAGCGGCTATGCATTACCTTGCTAACCAGGTTGTGACGGGGAACGATTACCGGAAGCTGATATGAAGAAGAAAGACTCACAGGAGAAAAAGACGGCAAGCATACTCGAACTTAGCGCCCCTTATGCCGTAGCGGTGAAATGCCGTTGTGTCAGCGATGGAAGCCCGAAGGGGTGAGACAGTTCGCCTGGTTCAATGCGAAAACACGACGTAGCGCCCGGACACTGTGACCCTCCCCCAAAATCCTGCTTCATTCAGAAACAGAATGCCTGCATGACAAACACTCCCCTGAAGGAAGATTGTGTCGGTGAAGAAGTCACAGTCCCAAATATCTAAACTTCTTTCCAATAATGAGTAATTTAATACGCATAAGACTCTAATAAATCACTATTTAGAGAGAAATAAGTTACATTATCTTACTTTTACCTCGCTCTTTAGTGCCATTAGAAAACAAAGCCATTCTATGCTACGAGTAGTAAAGGTAACAATAATAGCCAAAAAAACTAATAAAGAGTAAAGTAGGTTACACAAACGACATGCATGCAAATTAATGAGTAATATATCGCTCATGCAATGAGGTGATATGGATTATCTAACATTACAAGCCTTTATGAATAACTGCTGGGTTGAAGTGGCAAAAATCAGTTTTCCCGGCAGTGATCAAGGTTCATACACAATTACCGAACTCGACTACGAATCTGAATACGCTCTTGACTTTATGGGTCGGGACGACATACATGCCGCCTCTTTAAACCATCCAGTATCACTGTATTTTGAAGAAGAAGGACGTGCGGGATGGATGATATTTCTGGATGATATTATGCCGAGCGGTGCGAGCAGACGTTACTGGGCGGGAGTTCTCGACTTAGACGGACTAACTACCGATCAACAGGATTTTGTCCTGCTTAAGCATGGCACTCTGTCGCCTGTAGGAAATCTTAGAATCAAGGAATCTTTGCCAGAATATTTCCCGCAGGTTGAAGCCATGACGTTCACAGTTGATGACGTCATTAACAGAGCAGGTGACTTCCTGGATTACGCCCAGCTCCGAGGCGCCGCAGCCGGAGGCGCGACAGGTGCCGGCGGTGAGGCACCTAAATTGCTGCTTCGCTGTAGTGATGATCAACGCATATGGATAGACACTTTTCAAAACGATCCCACAAATCGAGATATGCCCTATCTCGTCAAATTCCCTCGTGGACAACGTTCAGCGGTAGATTGCAATATTTTAAGGGCCGAGTTTCATTATTATCATGAACTGAAAGACATGGGATTTGACACTATAGAAACAGAAAATATGCGACTTGAAGAAGGGACACACTACCCTTCTCTGTGGTTGCCAAGATTTGATATTTGCTTTGGTGAAGAAGGAGAAATCAAACGGTACGGGTTGGAGTCTGTTTACTCAATACTCAGGAAGCCACCAGGAACAGGCCTTGATCAAGAGGAAACTATCAGGCGGCTCATTGATATAATTAATCAAACTAATATGGTACGAGAGCAAGGGTTTCGGTTTGACGTTGCTGTATTCGTGATCGAATGGGTAAGACGCGATCTCCTTAATATAATTTTTGGCAATAGCGACAATCACGGCCGCAATACTTCATTTCTAAAAGATGAAAACGTGATAAAACTCGCCCCGATCTATGATTTTGCCCCCATGAAAGCAGACCCTGAAGGCATAGCCAGAATGACTAAGTGGAAATCCCCCTTAGAGAGGGGCGGGGAATATGATTTCAATGCTATTGCGACAGCCCTCTCAGACTTGGTACCAGTAGAAGAATTGATGCAGGCATTGAGACTGACGGCTAACCAATTGACTGGCTTGAAAGAGAGACTGGTTAAAAGAGGCGTGCCTGAACAAATCATTGAGGTGCCAGGGATTGGACTTGATTACATTCCTCAAAAACTTACTCGATGGGGATTATTATGAAAGAAAAAAAAACACCGTCTCATAACGACTTTCACTCTGCGAAAGAAACCATTCAGAGAATTATTAAAAAAAACGAGACGAATAATACTCACCACCCTGCTTCCTTTACTGAAGTCCAGACACCAATGCCAATGGATGTAGCGCTTTCTTCACGTAAGAGAGTATCGCACAAGTCAAAACCAGTGAGCACCCTAGACAGAAAACCTGCGATGAACAGCATCATTAAGGATTTGGTATTTGGTACGTTAACGCAAGGCGCAGCTCTTAAAGCACTCAGAGTTGAAGTGCTCGGGTTAAAACAGGAAGCGTATGCCAATCTTGTATCCGTATCGCGGAAGACATTGTCCGAGATAGAAAATGACAAAGGCAACTATTCATCAGACATCATAAACAAAGTTTTTAAGCCGTTTGGGTTGAAGGTTGGATTGGTTCCTACTTCAAGCAGTTTGATGACCTCACTGTTTAAGGAATAGGTCTCCCCAAAGTGAACGGGCGACCTGTACGCTGGTTAACTGAACGCCCCTCTGTTACTGAAAAGGGAAACAGCTAACGGCAGAGGTGAGGCTGATACCAGAATGAAGTAGAACAACATGGGCGGCATCCTTAGCGGTAACGAAAGTGGCCAATAAGAGCGGCGAGCCAGTGGGCACTTCAAGCGAACTGTTGTATTTCGTGCCCTTGGCGGGCAAAAAGCGCGATCTTAGTCAAAATAGGGTCCGCTAATCGTCTTAGGGGGCCGCTTGGAAAACAAAAAATATTCTACGTCAAGCCCGTTTTTGAGCAGGCATGGCAGTCAGCTTTGTGCGAGGAACGGACGTTATGACGGCACACTTAGATCGAGATATCTTTAACAAAGGGGAGTAAGCCCGCTTAATGCAGCTATACGGAAAAACTTCGCCTTTAAAACATTTCACCGGAATTGCTTTTCACTTCGTCCAAAATACTGGATTGCCTAGTCAATCATGTTCCTTCCTTACTGCGTATATCCAATTGAACAATAGCCTCTTGCAGGTATTCCAGAAACGCCTTCACTTTCACCTGTAGGTATTTTCTGCCGGAATAGAGCGCGTACAGCACCAAATCTTCGGGTTCGCGGTTACAGTTAATTTTAACAAGGGAGCCGTTATTGATTTCTAATTCACAGGCATGGAGAGGCAAAATGGCGAAACCAAGTCCTTTTAGCGCAGCGGCCTTGGCCATCTGTCCACTGTTCACCTTATAGCTGGACTGCACCTGGACGCTTTGGTTTTGTTTAAATCTCCAGGGCATTCCCTGGAGTACCGACATACTCGTAATGCAGGGGGTTTTGGTTAGTTCATCCACCGATTGTGGTGATGGGTGACGTTCCAGAAGTTCCGGTGCGGCTACCACACAGCTCGGCCAACGCAGAATTTCCCTGGCAACCCAGCAAGAATCCTCCAGTGGCCCACGTCCAAAGCGTAATACCAGATCGAATCCATCCAGTAGCCCCTCTGTTGGGTCCAATTGTGTGTCACAACTGAGCTGTATTAGTGGATGCTTGATGCAGAAGTCAGCAAGAATGTCTGCCATGAATGGAAGGTCTGGTGTAATGATCTTCAGGTGGCCTGATAGTGAATCACCAAACAGGGCGACTTCTTGCAGAGCATGATCCAAAGCGTGCGTAAGCGGCGTAATAGATTGATACAGCATTCTACCGGCTGCGGTTGGCATTATCTTACGTGTCGTACGCTCCAGTAGCCGCACATGAAGTTGTTGTTCAAGTAAAGCGACATGTCTACTGACATTGGACGATGGCAACTGAAGCTGCTCTGACGCGAGCTTAAAACTCAGCTTTTCATAAACAACCTGAAAGCTGATCAGCCACTGCAATTCACATTTATCAATCATTAATTATCCCAAAAAATGAGATTAACAAAGTTATAACTCTATATTTATCAATAATCAGGTGATCATTACAATTTTCGTTAAGTTTCTCAACAGGAAAGTAATGATGACCAAGCCTAAGAAAATTGCCATCGTAGGTGCCGGCGTTGCTGGAATGGCACTTGGAATACTCGCGACCAAACAGGGCCATCAAGTCAGCCTGTTTGAGCGTGGCAGCAACGTGTCTTACCTAGGAGCTGGCGTGACTTTATGGCCCAATGCCATGTTCGTCATGCAGAAGATGGGGCTAGACGAAAAGATCAAGCACGTAGGTGGTACACCGTGCATGATGCGCCAGTTTGATCGGAATGGTCACCTTCAGACGCAGTTCGATATTTTAGCAGTGAATTCACTTTGCGGTTTTCCGAGTGTGACAGTGTTACGGCGTGAACTGATGCGCTTACTGGCTGGTAGGTTAGAGAGTCTGGGTAGGGAGATTAAATTCAATTGTCCAATCACTACCGCGGACGTCACGAAATTGAGCCTGGAGTTTGATTTAGTCGTCGGGGCTGACGGGCGTATGAATTCAGTCGTTCGTCAGTCATTGCATGGGGAGCAAGAAACGCCTCGTTATCATGGTTTTGTGAACGTGATAGGAGTGGGAAGGCAACGAGAGGACGCATTGCACAACGCTATTGATGACTTTCGCGGTCAAGGTGAGCGTTTTGGTATCGTCCCGGTGAAGGATGGGCTGTGCTATTGGGCAGGAGCGTGGAACGCTCCTGTTGACAATAAACGTCCTCGGGCACATTGGTACAATGAGTTGCATCAGCGTTTTCGAGACTGGCCGGATCCTGTGCGAAATTTGTTGCTGTCATGTGACAGTGCATCTATTAAAGGCATTTTCGTGCATGACATTGATCCTCTTCCCTTTTGGCATCAAGACAATGTTTTAATCATCGGGGACGCGGCTCATGCTTCCTTGCCGACATCTGGGCAGGGAGCATGTCAGGCGCTGGAAGATGCATGGCACCTTACTTGTTTAATGAAGGAGACAGATGATTTGGAAATTGCTCTGCAGGGCTTTTACCAACAGAGACATATCAAAACTTCAGCAGCGCAGTTGGTTGGAAGACAATTCGCTAAAAAAATTTTTTCTGAACAGCCTGAGCCACTGCTGCCTGCATCCACTATTTCCGCAGCAGAACTCGGTCGGTTCTGGATGCAGGGTTTAAAGCATGTAGCCTTTTGAAACCTGGTTATAACGATGCGGTATGACGGTATGTCAGACGAATACTGAACAGTACGATGTTATTGTTAAACACTGAAATAATAATGTCCGCTTCTGGCACAGGGCTGCTGTTGCAGCCCTCGTGAGTTAAACTTCAATCGATTCAGATATCTCAAGGGCATCATCGACTTCAATGCCAAGGTAACGAACTGTGCTTTCGAGTTTTTTATGACCCAACAGTAGCTGGATTACCCACAGATTTTTTTGTTTTTTTGTAGATTAGATAAGGTTTAGTTCTGCGCATAGAATGCGTGCTGTAAAGCGAATCGTCGAGACCTAGCTTCTCAATCCATTCATGAAAAATACGGTTATATTGCCGGGTTGAGATGTGGCGTTCTGAGCCGACGCGGGACTGGAAAAGATAGTCGCCACTTCGCAGGTGAGCCATTTTGATCCAGGCCGCTACTGACTCTCTGGTTCCTTTTGTCAGTTCAAACTGAACAGGACTCCCCGTTTTTTGCTGCAGCACTGTCGCTCTGCCCGAAACTGAGTGCCCATAGGCTACATCAGAAACCTTCAGCTTCACCAAATCACAGCCGCGAAGTTTACTGTCCAGAGCCATGTTAAACAGAACCAAGTCGCATACTTTTCCTTCCCGCTCGAGTCGGATGCGAATTCCCCAGATATGAGATATCTGAAGAGGTCGTTTCTGGCCAATGATACGGCTTTTGTTCCAGGGGGACATTGTCATGTTCAATCTCCATTGGGTTAGGAGATTTGATTATGGATGTCCCATATGAGCGAAGAGCGGACATTGAGCACTTCGATCCCATGGTTTTAGTCAGTCGGAATAAATAAGTAATTCAGAGTGAATTACTGCATTTCCCTGGAACTTACGAGTTTCGTTTTAACCGTAAGCGGATTAGCTTGTCTGTTGCAGTACCGGCAAGTAACCAATATTTATAATAATTCTTCTAATTACAGAGGATTCTTGCCGGCAAGAATAATGTTTATGAGAAGTTTTCCAGGACCGACAGGAACGAATTTCTGTCTCCATGCCCCTCAGTCAGTCTCACTCGCCCTTCAATATCGGCCAGATGGTGATCCATTAACTCACGGGCTTTTATTAAATCCTTAGCTTTGAGGGCGGTGACAATCATGCGATGGTGGTCAGCACCACAGTCATCCTTTCTTTTTTCCTCGTAAAGTGACATCACGAGAGAGAGTCGCGCCACAATCTTGGCCAGCATTTCAGTCAACACCGGATTACCTGCCAGCTCGGCCAATACAATATGAAACTTGCCAGAAAGCACCGTCTTGGATTTTTCATCGCCATGATGATGGGTTTGCTCTTCTTCGTCAGCCAGAATTTCCAGCGCATTTAGCTGCTCCGGCGTTGCGCGCGCAATGACGAACTCCAATAACAGTGATTCAATCCTTCGACGTGCTTCAAAAAGATTTCTGGCCTGCTCAATGCTCGGCTCTGCAACAAAAGTACCTCGATTGCGCTTTCGCTCCAGAAGATGATCGCTTTCCAAAACCCCCAAGGCGCCGCGCACTACCGTTCTGCTGACACCAAAATGTTCGGCAATCGCTTCTTCCAGTATTTTGGTGCCAGGAGTCAGCGCGCCTTCTCCAATCGCGGCAGCTAATGTCATACGAATACGTTCTGAAACATCATCGTGACTGTCAGCGCTGTTTATCGCCTTATTGGCGGCTGACGTCGCTTTATTGCTCGTGCCGCGCGATTTTTTGATTATCTTTTCCACCACAAACCTCTTAAGCACACATGCAGATAACAACGGGTTTTTTTATTATCTCGATAATAATATTTATACGCAAATGTTGATAGCGGCGGTAAATTTTCACGCAGACTGACGTGAGTACTCGCGCCATTATGCTACAGCTTTAGATTTTGCATCCCATCCATAAGATCCGTTCCATTACGAAAGGCCAATGCCTTGTTTATTACAAATGTGCCGAATATGGCGGGACGATTTATTGATGAAATTTATGGCTTCCTGAAAACCATAAGGTTGATGCTGGTAATCTGGATATCCGTAATTATCCCTTTCGTAGACTTCCCAATCGGCTATCTCGCCGGCGATGACTCTCGTTTCGAACGCATCGACCATTGACAGGTAAGCCTGCTCCTCATCTGTCGATAAATCAGGATGGCCGGCACGCCATAACGGATCGTTGAGCTGAATGCACTGCCTTGGATACGCACGTCGAGGATTATCCGCAGTGGATTGTGCAATCTCCAGAGAGAGATTAAGTTGCGGCTTTACTGCTGCCAAAATATGCAAAATGGCTGTGAAATCAACGATACCCTCCCCACAAGGTCGTGGCTGAAAGTCAAAACCGCCGGCCGCTCTTCCGATATATGCATCCTTGATATGCGTTTGGCGGACGTAAGGGGCAAGACGTTTGGTCGCCCACACAGGATGTTCGGCGCGTTGCAGCATGTTTGCCGTGTCGAGCACGACGCCTGTACAATCTTCACCCACGGCTTCTATCAGGCGTAGAATTTCGAACGAGGTGATTTCATCATGCGTTTCGATATTCATGTGGATCCCGAGTGCACGTGCTGCGGGTGCAAGTTTCTTAAGCACTTTTTCGGTAGCGAGCAGCTGCTCTTCCCACGTGACATCGGTGCGGAATCTATCCACCGCCAATCGTCCCCGATAGGCAGGCTTAAAATTTCCCGGCGATACCCAAAGTTCATGACAGCCAATTGCCGCGCTGGCCTCCATCATTTTGGTGAGGCCTGCAATGATATCGCCCTCGCCAATTGCACGCAGCTCCGGAGACTCTGCGCTGCAATAAGGGTTAATTTTGCCTAGTCCGCTCTCCAGATAAAGTCCCAGCTCGTCGGCTTTACTGCGTATTTCTCGAAGCCGGCCGAGGTCGAGTGTCGGGCTCATATCCAGAACGGTACTAAAGAAAACTCCTCCTAGACCGAGCATCTTTACGTGGTCAAGGCTAGCGAGTGGGCCGCGCTTTTTGACTTCGGGTAATTTCAACCCATCAATGCCTAATCTCATTACTGACTCCAAGTTTTATAAATGTCGAAAAAACCGTGCAATCGGCATGCCACTCTTTACTCTCAAGCAAGAAAGAAAAATATAAAAATTTGATTTTAATGAATAAATTAAACTAATTATATTATTAATAACTTTCGAAAGTATTTACGAAAGATAGTTTATCAACTGCTTCTGCTTCATTTGCCTGGTTAAATGAAAACCTGAATAAATTCAGGAACAGACAAGAAATACTTAACTTATTGAAAATAATAACTTTATCAGAGTGACTCTCGTCTTCTTGCTACCTTTTCCTTTACCTACTCCCCTTAATCGATGAAAGTTTTGGTATTTGCTGCACCAAAATGATGACGAATGCGCACCAAAATAACAATAAAACCAAAACATAAAGATTCGCATATTTATTATTATTCTTTTAAAAACAAATGTTCGGATGTATTTTTAAATTAAAAATGTTTTAAATCAGTTAGATAAAAACTCACTCTCTACGGAAAATCATATTGGCATGTGGTTTGCTATCTGCTTCCTATGACTCATCATGACTCAATCACTTACTACTTGGTCTCACTCATTTCTTAAGTTTATGGGTTAACAACGGTCCTTGGATACGACTTGAATCAGGAAGCTATATGCCAGATATGCAGAACAACTCGCAAAAAAAACGATTAACTGTTCAGGGGCTTACACACAGTTATGGCGGAAAAAATGCCATAAATGATGTGTCATTCCATATTGAGGCAGGCGAAATCGTTGCCTTGCTGGGCCCAAGCGGCTGCGGCAAATCAACCGTACTGCGCGCCATTGCTGGCCTGATCCAGCCAAAGGCCGGGCAGATAGATCTGGGAGGGCAGAACCTTGCGGTCGTCTCTGCCAGAGCGCGTGGTATTGGGATGGTATTTCAAAATTACGCGTTATTCCCGCATCTGACCGTTGCTGAAAATATTGCCTATCCTCTGGCCTGCCAGCAGATTTCACGCGCCGAACGCAAACAACGCGTAGAAGAGATGCTGGCGCTGGTCAGACTGAATGACTTTGGCAATCGACTGCCCCGCGAGCTGTCGGGCGGACAGCAGCAGCGCGTCGCCGTAGCTCGCGCCATCGCCGGTCGCCCTTCACTGTTGCTTCTTGATGAACCCTTTGGTGCATTGGATCGTGCGCTGCGCTTTGATCTACAGGTTGAACTGCTGCATCTGCAAAAAACGCTGGGCATCACCACGCTTATCGTTACCCACGATCAGGAGGAAGCCCAAAGCCTGGCTAATCGTCTGGTGCTGATGAATAAAGGTCAGGTTGAGCAGATTGATACCCCGATGGCCGTCTACGACAAGCCGAAGACCTTGTTCGTTAACACATTTATTGGTCAAACCAACATGCTGCACGGCACGGTAGGCCAGCTAGAAGATGACAGCACGCTGATTACCCTGACCGATAATAAAACCCTTCGCTTGCCTCGACGTTTGAATTTCACACAGGGTTCCAGGGTCACTGTGACCTTCCGACCGGAGGAGGTTCGCCTTATTCCCCAGCATGGTGAAAACACGCAGCCCGTTCGTATGACCGTGTCCGTCCCGCTTGGCCCTTCTCTTGTGCACGATCTGGCGCTTGAAGATGGTACCAGCCTGCGCGCATCGGAACTTCGCGGGCCTTCCACCTTTATACCCGCGCCGGGAACTCAACTTTTCGCAGAAATTGACACCACTCGGTGCCACGTTTTTCCGGCTGAACCGGAATTTACCCGCTAATAACAGACTCTCAGAGGTAGGCATAATGAAGGACTTTGAAATCAGTCGTCGTAGGTTCGGTTATTTGGTTGCAGGCGTTGCGGCGTCAACCATGCTGCCGTTTTCCCTGCGCGCCGCTGCTGCGGCTCAAAGCAGTGCGATTGCCGCAGCATTTCCAGGCAACTGGGAAGATGCGTATCGCAACATCCTGACCCCGATGCTGCAGAAAGAAGGCTTTGGCCTGACCATCGCCCCGGTGATGGCGCAGGATCAGTTAGCCAAAACGATGGCCAGCCCGGGCCACCCACCCTATGACACGCTGCTAATGTCGCCGGGGCAAACCACCGTAGCGATACAAAACAACCTGATCCAGAAAATTGATCCCAGCCGGCTCAAGAATTGGTCATTACTGGATCGCTCTTTTCAGGGTGAATATGGCCCAACGGTCACGGTTGAAGTAAACGGTATCGCCTACAACCCGGATCTAGTTCCGCGGCCTAAAGGCTACCGCGATTTGTTTGAA
Encoded here:
- a CDS encoding AraC family transcriptional regulator produces the protein MTVQRQLDELRKLAAHASNWRTETGIPRVAMVQGNIPAHALAAVYEPMVNLILTGSKSMTVGERVFHYDPASYFVMSVDLPAIGAVHPSSAGAPYLAISLTLEPQRIAALLHDLPPAAALCRPEGGFSVAAVTSELLDAWVRMLRLMKTPEDIAALAPSYEREILYHVLKGPHGWMLRDIASPGTMMARIGDAIRWLRHNFAEDFVVESLAEREAMSVSAFHRHFKSVTAMSPLQYQKRVRLLHARTLLLGRQQSVTFVAQEVGYRSVPQFNRDYFRAFGLPPLKDMAQLRKAING
- a CDS encoding SDR family NAD(P)-dependent oxidoreductase, which translates into the protein MKIVLITGGSSGIGASAALQCAARGMGVVITYLHQPDAANDIVRQVEANGGKAVSIRLDVACIESFPAFRETLEALLAKVWDRASFDALVNNAGFGLFSPIVSVTEREFDSLFNVHLKGPFFLTQSLLPLLADSGQIINITSATTRVATAGVAPYAAFKGGLEVLTRYMAKEFAPRHIRANSVSPGAIRTRLGGGLNDEFEALLASQTALGRVGEPDDVGRVIASLISDENGWLNAQSIEVAGGYHI
- a CDS encoding VOC family protein, which produces MLDHIFISVSDIARSVAFYTAALFPLGITSHVDYDGSDGPAGHPDLKGFGANGRIFFWLREGAAAGSATHIGFAATSKAMVEETYAAAMNAGALDNGAPGARLYYDPRYYAAGIIDPDGYTLEFVYKSWQHN
- a CDS encoding type II toxin-antitoxin system HipA family toxin — protein: MDYLTLQAFMNNCWVEVAKISFPGSDQGSYTITELDYESEYALDFMGRDDIHAASLNHPVSLYFEEEGRAGWMIFLDDIMPSGASRRYWAGVLDLDGLTTDQQDFVLLKHGTLSPVGNLRIKESLPEYFPQVEAMTFTVDDVINRAGDFLDYAQLRGAAAGGATGAGGEAPKLLLRCSDDQRIWIDTFQNDPTNRDMPYLVKFPRGQRSAVDCNILRAEFHYYHELKDMGFDTIETENMRLEEGTHYPSLWLPRFDICFGEEGEIKRYGLESVYSILRKPPGTGLDQEETIRRLIDIINQTNMVREQGFRFDVAVFVIEWVRRDLLNIIFGNSDNHGRNTSFLKDENVIKLAPIYDFAPMKADPEGIARMTKWKSPLERGGEYDFNAIATALSDLVPVEELMQALRLTANQLTGLKERLVKRGVPEQIIEVPGIGLDYIPQKLTRWGLL
- a CDS encoding helix-turn-helix transcriptional regulator is translated as MKEKKTPSHNDFHSAKETIQRIIKKNETNNTHHPASFTEVQTPMPMDVALSSRKRVSHKSKPVSTLDRKPAMNSIIKDLVFGTLTQGAALKALRVEVLGLKQEAYANLVSVSRKTLSEIENDKGNYSSDIINKVFKPFGLKVGLVPTSSSLMTSLFKE
- a CDS encoding LysR family transcriptional regulator — protein: MIDKCELQWLISFQVVYEKLSFKLASEQLQLPSSNVSRHVALLEQQLHVRLLERTTRKIMPTAAGRMLYQSITPLTHALDHALQEVALFGDSLSGHLKIITPDLPFMADILADFCIKHPLIQLSCDTQLDPTEGLLDGFDLVLRFGRGPLEDSCWVAREILRWPSCVVAAPELLERHPSPQSVDELTKTPCITSMSVLQGMPWRFKQNQSVQVQSSYKVNSGQMAKAAALKGLGFAILPLHACELEINNGSLVKINCNREPEDLVLYALYSGRKYLQVKVKAFLEYLQEAIVQLDIRSKEGT
- a CDS encoding FAD-dependent monooxygenase; the protein is MMTKPKKIAIVGAGVAGMALGILATKQGHQVSLFERGSNVSYLGAGVTLWPNAMFVMQKMGLDEKIKHVGGTPCMMRQFDRNGHLQTQFDILAVNSLCGFPSVTVLRRELMRLLAGRLESLGREIKFNCPITTADVTKLSLEFDLVVGADGRMNSVVRQSLHGEQETPRYHGFVNVIGVGRQREDALHNAIDDFRGQGERFGIVPVKDGLCYWAGAWNAPVDNKRPRAHWYNELHQRFRDWPDPVRNLLLSCDSASIKGIFVHDIDPLPFWHQDNVLIIGDAAHASLPTSGQGACQALEDAWHLTCLMKETDDLEIALQGFYQQRHIKTSAAQLVGRQFAKKIFSEQPEPLLPASTISAAELGRFWMQGLKHVAF
- a CDS encoding GntR family transcriptional regulator, translating into MEKIIKKSRGTSNKATSAANKAINSADSHDDVSERIRMTLAAAIGEGALTPGTKILEEAIAEHFGVSRTVVRGALGVLESDHLLERKRNRGTFVAEPSIEQARNLFEARRRIESLLLEFVIARATPEQLNALEILADEEEQTHHHGDEKSKTVLSGKFHIVLAELAGNPVLTEMLAKIVARLSLVMSLYEEKRKDDCGADHHRMIVTALKAKDLIKARELMDHHLADIEGRVRLTEGHGDRNSFLSVLENFS
- a CDS encoding sugar phosphate isomerase/epimerase family protein, with the protein product MRLGIDGLKLPEVKKRGPLASLDHVKMLGLGGVFFSTVLDMSPTLDLGRLREIRSKADELGLYLESGLGKINPYCSAESPELRAIGEGDIIAGLTKMMEASAAIGCHELWVSPGNFKPAYRGRLAVDRFRTDVTWEEQLLATEKVLKKLAPAARALGIHMNIETHDEITSFEILRLIEAVGEDCTGVVLDTANMLQRAEHPVWATKRLAPYVRQTHIKDAYIGRAAGGFDFQPRPCGEGIVDFTAILHILAAVKPQLNLSLEIAQSTADNPRRAYPRQCIQLNDPLWRAGHPDLSTDEEQAYLSMVDAFETRVIAGEIADWEVYERDNYGYPDYQHQPYGFQEAINFINKSSRHIRHICNKQGIGLS
- a CDS encoding ABC transporter ATP-binding protein, coding for MPDMQNNSQKKRLTVQGLTHSYGGKNAINDVSFHIEAGEIVALLGPSGCGKSTVLRAIAGLIQPKAGQIDLGGQNLAVVSARARGIGMVFQNYALFPHLTVAENIAYPLACQQISRAERKQRVEEMLALVRLNDFGNRLPRELSGGQQQRVAVARAIAGRPSLLLLDEPFGALDRALRFDLQVELLHLQKTLGITTLIVTHDQEEAQSLANRLVLMNKGQVEQIDTPMAVYDKPKTLFVNTFIGQTNMLHGTVGQLEDDSTLITLTDNKTLRLPRRLNFTQGSRVTVTFRPEEVRLIPQHGENTQPVRMTVSVPLGPSLVHDLALEDGTSLRASELRGPSTFIPAPGTQLFAEIDTTRCHVFPAEPEFTR